From one Salvelinus alpinus chromosome 14, SLU_Salpinus.1, whole genome shotgun sequence genomic stretch:
- the LOC139539202 gene encoding neurofilament heavy polypeptide-like, whose product MPTLKKVTRISKDTEEEQDIIKLKKVPQIPSEEETVEPEVPTQEASRTIVVESYEREEYMFETTEIAERTSVYDKKPIEQVEFHKPKEVASKDSTEESLAHLKKSQKVLKDVQVEEKMGLKKTPKLLKEESPDQPSSSLKKVSKLPSDEKEQETVKLKPFEKPAKPGTVEPEKDKKDSESRAAYDRSERPQRDEAVKESVSAPMKKSETIAKDTKEPQAAKFKPVAKAPEDEQVEESDKPLTKVKKMPPQEQEKEEVKLKPFSKSPKAEAVKPEKESEKKKEAEKTLHQKPSPPKPVPVKKIEKSPQEEKPTQLKKVELVPKEPEEKEKDKPLKHEETLKKKVELKKTPSPKVEKPKPKEIEKIIMERKLSAERTKKLPRQVSPKDSFEGVTLKKVPKKISPEEEAPHKTVKEKVPAMKELSPVQLRKISTQLEEEVFEEEPEKELESDNEGWGWELVPRDSSGSTEDWGEEPLEGDARETPGMPGASRGEIMAAETYH is encoded by the coding sequence ATGCCAACTTTGAAGAAAGTGACCAGAATTTCAAAGGACACTGAGGAAGAGCAGGATATCATTAAGCTGAAAAAGGTGCCACAGATACCCTCAGAAGAAGAGACAGTTGAACCGGAGGTTCCGACTCAGGAAGCCTCAAGGACCATAGTTGTTGAAAGTTATGAGAGAGAGGAGTATATGTTTGAAACAACAGAAATAGCTGAGAGAACCTCAGTATACGATAAGAAGCCAATTGAACAGGTGGAGTTTCACAAACCTAAAGAAGTTGCATCAAAAGATTCTACTGAGGAATCATTAGCTCACTTGAAAAAATCCCAAAAGGTTCTGAAAGATGTCCAAGTAGAGGAGAAAATGGGTTTGAAGAAAACACCAAAGTTGCTGAAGGAAGAATCACCTGACCAACCTAGTTCATCTCTGAAGAAGGTATCGAAATTGCCATCAGACGAGAAAGAGCAAGAAACTGTCAAGCTTAAACCATTTGAAAAACCTGCTAAACCGGGAACTGTTGAGCCAGAGAAAGACAAAAAAGACAGTGAATCCAGAGCTGCTTACGATAGAAGTGAGAGACCACAAAGAGATGAAGCAGTTAAAGAATCAGTTTCTGCTCCTATGAAGAAATCTGAAACCATCGCAAAGGATACGAAAGAGCCACAGGCAGCCAAATTTAAACCAGTGGCCAAAGCTCCTGAAGATGAACAAGTCGAAGAGTCTGACAAACCACTGACAAAGGTGAAGAAAATGCCTCCGCAGGAGCAAGAGAAGGAAGAAGTTAAATTGAAGCCATTTTCTAAGTCACCAAAAGCTGAAGCTGTGAAGCCTGAGAAGGAGTCTGAGAAGAAGAAAGAGGCTGAAAAAACTCTTCATCAAAAGCCAAGTCCTCCAAAACCAGTACCTGTAAAGAAAATTGAAAAGAGTCCTCAAGAGGAAAAGCCAACACAATTAAAAAAGGTGGAGCTTGTGCCTAAAGAAccagaagaaaaagaaaaagacaaaCCCTTAAAGCATGAAGAGACACTTAAGAAAAAGGTGGAACTGAAAAAGACTCCCTCACCTAAGGTTGAAAAACCAAAGCCAAAAGAAATTGAAAAAATTATTATGGAGAGGAAGCTCAGTGCAGAACGCACCAAAAAGCTGCCTAGACAGGTTTCACCTAAAGATTCATTTGAAGGTGTTACCCTAAAAAAGGTTCCAAAGAAAATATCACCAGAAGAGGAAGCACCACATAAAACTGTTAAAGAGAAGGTGCCAGCAATGAAAGAACTGTCCCCTGTACAGTTACGAAAGATTTCAACTCAGTTGGAGGAGGAAGTCTTTGAGGAGGAGCCAGAGAAGGAGCTGGAATCTGACAATGAAGGTTGGGGATGGGAACTTGTCCCTCGAGATAGTTCTGGGTCCACAGAAGACTGGGGAGAAGAACCTTTGGAAGGTGATGCACGTGAGACCCCTGGAATGCCAGGTGCCAGCAGAGGTGAGATTATGGCTGCTGAAACTTACCACTGA